A region of Paenibacillus thiaminolyticus DNA encodes the following proteins:
- a CDS encoding YkoF family thiamine/hydroxymethylpyrimidine-binding protein: MKKTMCGTGQIAGCRFSLYPMSDRFVELILGALEATDLSKVWSKTDEVSTCVRGKAEHVFDVVKSIFLHCAKSGVHTVLNATFSIGCPGDSEADYYMTEDDHRLNEERSRLIAVQTDAQFSLYPLGTPDYMDTIYDIIGLAREEGTFTKGVHYASGLQGDAHDVFATLEHAFEQARTSDSTHIVLTANIAAHSPSRKS, from the coding sequence ATGAAAAAAACAATGTGCGGCACCGGCCAGATCGCCGGCTGCCGATTCTCGCTCTATCCGATGAGCGATCGGTTCGTGGAGCTGATTCTCGGCGCCCTGGAGGCAACGGACCTGTCCAAAGTATGGTCGAAGACAGATGAGGTGAGCACCTGCGTCCGCGGCAAGGCGGAGCATGTGTTCGATGTGGTGAAATCGATTTTTCTCCACTGCGCTAAGTCCGGCGTCCATACCGTACTGAATGCCACCTTCTCGATCGGATGCCCCGGCGACAGCGAAGCCGATTATTACATGACGGAGGACGACCATCGCCTGAATGAAGAGCGCTCCCGCCTCATCGCCGTCCAGACCGATGCGCAGTTCTCGCTCTACCCGCTCGGCACGCCGGATTATATGGATACCATCTATGACATTATCGGCCTTGCCCGGGAGGAGGGCACCTTCACCAAGGGGGTTCATTATGCAAGCGGGCTGCAGGGCGACGCGCATGACGTGTTCGCGACGCTGGAGCACGCCTTCGAGCAGGCGCGGACAAGCGACAGCACTCATATTGTGCTGA
- a CDS encoding GNAT family N-acetyltransferase: MEAAAAVMAQGFKEDGLYVHLLPDPSIRVEVLKLFFRNYIELLYDYGGLYATSDKMEAVALIFRPERMGTSWASRASYAWGVARAVAKSLGMCRYISPARFLRGLSGLRSMSSAWLASLGDQPYLHLDMLVVQPQYRGQGWVRKMMSPLLAECRGRGIACTLETQNPRNVGLYEHYGFTVVDTIRLRNSELKQYCMVCLPDGAGRPER, from the coding sequence ATGGAAGCCGCGGCGGCGGTCATGGCCCAAGGCTTCAAGGAAGACGGGTTGTATGTGCATTTGCTGCCCGATCCGTCTATCCGTGTCGAAGTGTTGAAGCTGTTTTTCCGCAATTATATCGAATTGCTGTATGATTACGGCGGCTTGTACGCGACATCGGATAAAATGGAGGCCGTAGCGCTCATCTTCCGTCCGGAGCGGATGGGAACCTCTTGGGCTTCCCGCGCGAGCTACGCATGGGGCGTTGCCCGGGCTGTCGCGAAGTCGTTAGGCATGTGCCGCTACATCAGTCCCGCCCGCTTCCTGCGCGGCTTGTCGGGCTTGCGCAGCATGAGCTCGGCCTGGCTGGCCTCATTGGGCGACCAGCCTTATCTGCATCTCGATATGCTCGTGGTGCAGCCGCAATACCGGGGGCAGGGCTGGGTGCGGAAGATGATGTCCCCGCTGCTGGCCGAATGCCGCGGACGGGGAATCGCCTGTACCCTGGAGACGCAAAATCCGCGCAATGTCGGGCTGTACGAACATTACGGCTTCACGGTCGTGGATACGATCCGGCTGCGGAACAGCGAGTTGAAGCAGTATTGCATGGTCTGTCTGCCAGACGGCGCCGGAAGGCCGGAACGGTAA
- a CDS encoding protein kinase domain-containing protein yields the protein MNAMTNGLTLPGYEVDKIIYEDPYLYVCYAYAAKRGHPALLKVVKEGSRTIIENAKLLHEYEGTARVPVDGILRPVTVVPHGHALILEYEPVNGVTLRSYFEMQPVSCNEFLELGIGMCRMIEALHQQQVLHLNLKPDTILVQMVTKRIYVTGFGYALFLQQGERQPMKRPLLEGNPIYLSPEQTGRMNCDLGPYSDLYSLGVTWYELLAGELPFEADNALAWSHAHMARRPVPLTERRPELPPELAEIVMRLLEKDPEARYPDARMLRVALEECLEGRRNSRASELPEGTLRDQAAPARQLSVTALYPVDPGPGRILPHPALGQAGDAPLFGLTGPLAGDDSGGYPQTLDLAAVVQSSHCFAEGWEGRGLAEKLLATIVMQAGAGQGYLIVLRQGEPYVEASIDSDNGVMSGCGDFRPCPLSACGDLSQELIQTALQSGEPMLLRTENERHSGGPDQPGPATRPPEAAEGCPASVLVLPLRMHDQVRGCLYLVNGRTGHAFVPGRLGTLHTLACQLLYVAEAQARRLPPSREELQRLAKVEELTAREREVLNLLARGLSNKEIAEELLVSAETVKAHIKNLFKKLGVDRRMKAVSVAKTLGWLDERTP from the coding sequence ATGAATGCAATGACGAACGGCCTGACCCTTCCCGGTTATGAAGTGGATAAAATTATATATGAAGACCCTTACCTGTACGTCTGTTATGCCTATGCGGCGAAGCGGGGGCACCCCGCCCTGCTCAAGGTGGTCAAGGAAGGCAGCCGCACCATTATCGAGAACGCGAAGCTGCTGCATGAATATGAAGGCACCGCTCGCGTGCCTGTCGACGGGATCCTGCGGCCGGTGACAGTCGTGCCGCATGGCCACGCCCTGATTCTGGAGTATGAGCCGGTGAACGGGGTAACCTTGCGGAGCTACTTCGAGATGCAACCCGTATCGTGCAACGAGTTCCTGGAGCTGGGCATCGGCATGTGCCGGATGATCGAGGCGCTTCACCAGCAGCAGGTGCTCCATCTCAATCTCAAGCCCGATACGATCCTCGTGCAGATGGTGACGAAGCGAATCTATGTGACCGGCTTCGGGTACGCTTTGTTCTTGCAGCAGGGCGAGCGACAGCCGATGAAGCGCCCTCTGCTGGAGGGCAATCCGATCTATCTGTCCCCGGAGCAGACCGGGCGCATGAACTGCGACCTCGGCCCGTATTCGGATCTGTACTCCCTGGGCGTGACCTGGTATGAGCTGCTGGCAGGAGAGCTGCCGTTCGAGGCGGACAACGCGCTTGCCTGGTCGCATGCGCATATGGCGCGGCGCCCCGTGCCGTTAACCGAACGGAGGCCGGAACTGCCGCCAGAGCTGGCGGAGATCGTGATGAGGTTGCTGGAGAAGGACCCGGAAGCGCGCTATCCCGATGCGCGCATGCTGCGCGTCGCGTTGGAGGAATGCCTGGAGGGGCGGCGGAACAGCCGTGCATCGGAGCTGCCGGAGGGAACATTGCGGGATCAGGCCGCGCCGGCGCGGCAGTTATCGGTGACGGCGCTCTACCCTGTCGACCCGGGGCCGGGGCGCATCCTGCCTCACCCTGCGCTGGGCCAGGCCGGTGACGCTCCGTTATTCGGCTTGACCGGACCGTTGGCGGGGGACGATAGCGGCGGCTATCCGCAGACTCTGGATCTGGCGGCGGTCGTCCAGTCATCCCACTGCTTCGCGGAGGGCTGGGAGGGACGGGGACTGGCGGAGAAGCTGCTCGCCACGATTGTGATGCAGGCTGGAGCGGGGCAGGGGTATCTCATCGTCCTGCGGCAGGGCGAGCCTTACGTGGAAGCGTCGATCGATTCGGACAACGGCGTGATGAGCGGCTGTGGCGACTTCCGGCCCTGTCCGCTGAGCGCGTGCGGCGATCTGTCGCAGGAGCTTATCCAGACTGCGCTTCAATCGGGCGAGCCGATGCTGCTGCGCACCGAGAACGAGAGGCACTCCGGCGGGCCGGATCAGCCTGGGCCGGCGACACGCCCGCCCGAAGCGGCGGAAGGCTGCCCGGCCTCGGTGCTGGTGCTGCCGCTTCGGATGCACGACCAGGTGCGGGGCTGCTTGTATCTGGTGAATGGACGGACGGGGCACGCCTTCGTCCCGGGACGCCTGGGAACGCTGCACACGTTGGCTTGCCAACTGCTGTATGTGGCCGAAGCCCAGGCTAGAAGGCTGCCGCCGTCCAGGGAGGAGCTGCAGCGGCTGGCGAAGGTGGAGGAACTGACCGCCCGCGAGCGGGAAGTGCTGAACCTTCTGGCCCGCGGCCTCTCGAACAAGGAGATTGCCGAAGAACTGCTGGTGTCGGCCGAGACGGTGAAGGCTCATATCAAAAACTTGTTCAAGAAACTGGGCGTCGATCGCCGCATGAAGGCCGTCTCCGTCGCGAAGACGCTCGGCTGGCTGGATGAGCGGACGCCATAA